A region from the Streptosporangium sp. NBC_01756 genome encodes:
- a CDS encoding MaoC family dehydratase — translation MSVVDGPWFDDLAVGDTFTAPAVTLDAGLHAQHRAILGDRLRLCLDETLAERVTGRPGLAYPGVVWDVAVGQSSVVTRQVVANLFYRGLRPRATPYLGDTLVTSTEVVALRRVRSRPDRPERGKAVLSIVTRDQTGRVILAFDRCALLPCRDGSGPAPEAGPHVDGLFTAPSVPDVATAPDWLAQWSLKPLAPSPGGPPAAGDTFELAAGDVVSSAPELARLTVNIAAVHHDAAAAGGRRLVYGGHTIGLALSQTCRMVPGLVIVTEWFACDHVAPVFEGDTVRSRVTVRGVTPYRDGTAIAVLNTQTSVAGRGAVLDWTFAALVA, via the coding sequence ATGAGCGTCGTGGACGGTCCCTGGTTCGACGACCTCGCCGTCGGCGACACCTTCACCGCGCCGGCCGTCACGCTGGATGCCGGGCTCCATGCCCAGCACCGGGCGATCCTCGGCGACCGGCTCCGGCTCTGCCTCGACGAGACCCTCGCCGAGCGGGTCACCGGACGTCCCGGCCTCGCGTATCCCGGCGTGGTCTGGGACGTGGCCGTCGGCCAGTCGAGCGTCGTGACCCGCCAGGTGGTGGCGAACCTCTTCTACCGGGGGCTGCGGCCGCGGGCGACGCCGTACCTCGGCGACACCCTCGTTACCTCGACCGAGGTCGTCGCTCTCCGCCGGGTCCGGTCCCGGCCCGACCGGCCCGAGCGCGGCAAGGCGGTGCTGAGCATCGTGACCCGGGACCAGACCGGACGTGTCATCCTCGCTTTCGACCGGTGCGCGCTGCTGCCCTGCCGCGACGGGTCCGGACCGGCCCCGGAGGCGGGCCCCCACGTCGACGGCCTTTTCACCGCACCGTCCGTGCCGGACGTGGCGACGGCCCCCGACTGGCTCGCGCAGTGGTCGCTCAAGCCGCTGGCGCCCTCGCCCGGCGGTCCGCCTGCGGCTGGCGACACCTTCGAGCTAGCGGCCGGCGACGTCGTCTCGAGCGCGCCGGAACTGGCGCGGCTCACCGTCAACATCGCGGCGGTGCACCACGACGCGGCGGCCGCCGGCGGCCGCCGGCTCGTCTACGGCGGGCACACGATCGGGCTCGCGCTCAGCCAGACCTGCCGGATGGTCCCGGGGCTGGTGATCGTGACCGAGTGGTTCGCGTGCGACCACGTCGCGCCCGTCTTCGAAGGCGACACGGTGCGCAGCCGCGTCACGGTGCGGGGCGTCACGCCCTACCGGGACGGCACCGCGATCGCCGTGCTCAACACCCAGACGTCGGTGGCCGGTCGCGGAGCCGTCCTCGACTGGACCTTCGCGGCGCTGGTCGCATGA
- a CDS encoding leucyl aminopeptidase family protein, whose amino-acid sequence MTERVADVVVVPVGTDGAVPAPVAGFLAEAGVDVDVHAIGARLGPAEPGNVARVPILDGPDLVYVTVGDPRPGLAFDHVRAAAMAAARHCGSAPAVLDAIGCWEADPDCAVAAAEGWTLGTYQYRPDWTVADLLARLDPGPRRHGGPEHAVREGVALGAAANLARDLINTPPGQLVPARLATVCQELGEALGFEVRVHDAATLEREQFGGIAGVGRGSVHPPCLIELRRGGDGPHTALVGKGITFDAGGLSLKPTRGMLTMKADMAGAAAVLGALVALARLGSDAPVRAYLPCAENMPGPDAVRIGDVLRHRGGRTVEVTNADCEGRLVVADAMAYAVEASPAAIVDLATLTSVTGLGPDMWAGFGTDDALLARVLAAGGAAGEPGWAMPMWEPYRATLASDVADTRNFDPDAPQPYGAITAALYLEPFASGVPWAHLDLGLTVMRPAADARWAAGANARGVRLLTRYLTAGAPALEEDA is encoded by the coding sequence GTGACGGAACGGGTGGCGGACGTGGTCGTCGTGCCGGTCGGGACCGATGGGGCGGTGCCGGCCCCGGTCGCCGGCTTCCTCGCGGAGGCCGGCGTTGATGTTGACGTGCACGCGATCGGGGCTCGCCTCGGCCCGGCCGAGCCCGGCAACGTGGCCCGGGTCCCCATCCTCGACGGCCCCGACCTCGTCTACGTGACCGTCGGTGATCCCCGGCCGGGTCTGGCGTTCGACCACGTGCGGGCGGCCGCGATGGCGGCGGCCCGGCACTGCGGATCCGCGCCAGCGGTGCTCGACGCGATCGGGTGCTGGGAGGCCGACCCGGATTGCGCGGTCGCCGCGGCGGAGGGCTGGACCCTCGGCACGTACCAATACCGCCCCGACTGGACCGTCGCCGACCTGCTCGCCCGGCTCGACCCCGGTCCGCGTCGGCACGGGGGACCGGAGCATGCCGTACGGGAAGGGGTCGCGCTCGGCGCGGCCGCCAACCTCGCTCGGGACCTGATCAACACGCCGCCCGGCCAACTCGTCCCGGCGCGGCTGGCGACCGTGTGCCAGGAACTCGGCGAGGCGCTCGGGTTCGAGGTACGCGTACACGACGCCGCGACGCTGGAGCGCGAGCAATTCGGCGGCATCGCCGGCGTGGGCCGGGGAAGCGTGCATCCGCCGTGCCTGATCGAGCTGCGACGCGGAGGCGACGGCCCGCACACGGCGCTCGTCGGCAAGGGCATCACCTTCGACGCGGGCGGCCTGTCGCTCAAGCCCACCCGGGGCATGCTCACCATGAAGGCGGACATGGCCGGCGCCGCCGCCGTTCTCGGCGCCCTCGTCGCGCTGGCCCGCCTGGGCTCCGACGCGCCGGTGCGGGCCTATCTGCCGTGCGCCGAGAACATGCCGGGCCCGGACGCGGTCCGGATCGGGGACGTCCTGCGCCATCGCGGTGGCCGGACCGTCGAGGTGACCAACGCCGACTGCGAGGGACGGCTCGTGGTCGCGGACGCCATGGCGTACGCCGTGGAGGCCAGCCCTGCCGCGATCGTCGACCTGGCGACGCTGACCTCGGTCACCGGCCTCGGCCCCGACATGTGGGCCGGTTTCGGCACCGACGACGCCCTGCTGGCGCGGGTGCTGGCCGCCGGCGGCGCGGCCGGTGAGCCCGGGTGGGCGATGCCGATGTGGGAGCCCTACCGGGCCACCCTCGCCTCCGACGTGGCGGACACCCGGAACTTCGACCCGGACGCGCCCCAGCCGTACGGCGCCATCACCGCGGCGCTGTACCTCGAGCCGTTCGCGTCCGGCGTGCCGTGGGCGCACCTCGACCTCGGGCTCACGGTGATGCGCCCGGCCGCCGACGCCCGGTGGGCCGCAGGCGCCAACGCCCGCGGGGTGCGCCTGCTCACCCGCTACCTGACCGCCGGCGCGCCGGCACTGGAGGAGGACGCATGA
- a CDS encoding M20/M25/M40 family metallo-hydrolase codes for MNAPSVGSRSRVAGVVAASVRMIRCESPSTDLAAVARSADCVARVGEEILGRPAEPIVTAGRTHLRWRWGKEPPRVLVLGHHDTVWPLGTIDTIPCTAGDRIRGPGCLDMKVGLALAFHAIAALDDPSGVTLLVTGDEELGSPTSRELIEDEARGCAAALVLEAGDDSGALKTERKGRAHYELTFAGHAAHAGLEPHLGANALITLGAAVGAVTALADDAAGTSVTPTMASAGTAVNTVPDRATLTIDVRARTTEELRRVDAAIRGLAPANGDVTVEIEGGIDRPPLDATMTAGLFERARAVADRLGIGLLAGVAVGGGSDGNLTAAAGVPTLDGLGAVGGGAHARHEWVDVARLGDRLALLTGLLADLLGEARR; via the coding sequence ATGAACGCACCGTCCGTCGGCTCCCGCTCCCGGGTCGCCGGCGTCGTCGCGGCGTCGGTCCGGATGATCCGCTGCGAGTCACCCTCCACCGACCTCGCCGCGGTCGCCCGCAGCGCCGACTGCGTCGCGCGGGTCGGCGAGGAGATCCTGGGCCGCCCCGCCGAGCCGATCGTCACCGCCGGCCGCACCCACCTGCGCTGGCGGTGGGGAAAGGAACCACCTCGCGTGCTCGTGCTGGGGCACCACGACACCGTCTGGCCGCTGGGCACGATCGACACGATCCCCTGCACGGCCGGCGACCGGATCCGCGGGCCCGGGTGCCTGGACATGAAGGTGGGCCTCGCCCTCGCCTTCCACGCCATCGCCGCGCTCGACGACCCATCCGGGGTCACCCTGCTGGTCACCGGCGACGAGGAGCTCGGCTCTCCGACCTCCCGCGAGCTGATCGAGGATGAGGCCAGGGGCTGCGCCGCGGCCCTGGTACTGGAGGCCGGCGACGACTCCGGCGCCCTGAAGACCGAGCGCAAGGGCCGTGCCCACTACGAGCTGACCTTCGCCGGACACGCGGCCCACGCCGGCCTGGAACCGCACCTGGGCGCGAACGCGCTGATCACGCTGGGCGCCGCCGTCGGCGCCGTCACCGCGCTGGCCGACGACGCGGCGGGGACCAGCGTGACGCCGACGATGGCTTCCGCCGGTACGGCCGTCAACACGGTGCCGGACCGGGCCACGCTGACGATCGACGTTCGCGCCCGGACCACCGAGGAGCTGCGGCGGGTCGACGCCGCGATCCGCGGCCTGGCGCCGGCGAACGGTGACGTCACCGTCGAGATAGAGGGTGGCATCGACCGTCCGCCGCTCGATGCCACGATGACGGCCGGGCTGTTCGAGCGGGCCCGCGCCGTGGCGGATCGGCTGGGCATCGGCCTGCTCGCCGGCGTCGCGGTCGGCGGCGGATCGGACGGCAACCTCACGGCCGCTGCCGGGGTGCCGACCCTGGACGGCCTGGGCGCGGTGGGCGGCGGGGCGCACGCCCGCCACGAGTGGGTCGACGTGGCTCGGCTCGGCGACCGTCTCGCCCTGCTGACCGGGCTGCTCGCCGACCTGCTCGGCGAGGCCAGGCGATGA
- a CDS encoding GNAT family N-acetyltransferase, which yields MSVREAAGLADLEAIAALFNRVWDGAPDSSQITVALLRAFSMTGNYVAVAFVGEHLAGAAVGFLAPHNGSLHSHITGVEAKYRAQQIGYLLKCHQRDWALGRGIGSITWTFDPLVRRNAYFNLVKLGARATDYLPDCYGPMHDGLNRGEASDRLFVEWDLLSPAAVGPPEGDHRPLITVRDDALRVVPWTGGPAFVPVPEDIERVRVENPLLARAWRAHVRDVLAGALAGGAEIAAFDRRHGYLITYPAKTGER from the coding sequence GTGTCAGTCCGCGAGGCGGCCGGGCTCGCCGACCTCGAGGCGATCGCCGCCCTCTTCAACCGGGTCTGGGACGGCGCGCCCGACTCCAGCCAGATCACCGTCGCGTTGCTGCGCGCCTTCAGCATGACCGGCAACTACGTCGCCGTCGCATTCGTCGGGGAGCATCTGGCCGGCGCCGCGGTCGGGTTCCTCGCGCCGCACAACGGATCCCTGCACAGCCACATCACCGGGGTCGAGGCGAAGTACCGCGCCCAGCAGATCGGCTACCTGCTCAAGTGCCACCAGCGCGACTGGGCGCTGGGCCGCGGCATCGGCTCGATCACCTGGACGTTCGACCCCCTGGTCCGTCGCAACGCGTACTTCAACCTGGTCAAGCTCGGCGCCCGGGCGACGGACTACCTGCCCGACTGCTACGGCCCGATGCACGACGGGCTCAACCGCGGCGAGGCCAGCGACCGGCTGTTCGTCGAGTGGGACCTGCTCTCCCCCGCCGCCGTCGGGCCGCCCGAGGGCGACCATCGGCCGCTGATCACGGTCCGCGACGACGCGCTCCGGGTGGTGCCGTGGACCGGCGGGCCCGCCTTCGTCCCGGTCCCCGAGGACATCGAACGGGTCCGGGTCGAGAACCCCCTCCTCGCGCGGGCCTGGCGTGCCCACGTACGGGACGTGCTGGCCGGGGCCCTGGCCGGCGGCGCCGAGATCGCCGCCTTCGACCGGCGGCACGGCTACCTGATCACCTACCCAGCCAAGACAGGAGAACGATGA
- a CDS encoding M20/M25/M40 family metallo-hydrolase yields the protein MTDHPDVVTICSDLIAIDTSNYGKAGSKGELAAAEYVASLLRGAGYDPEIIESEPTRANVVLRVPGADRLLPGLLVHGHLDVVPAEPERWTVAPFEGRVADGYVWGRGATDMKDTVAMMLATLLRWAADATGPRRDVVFAFVADEEEDGALGAEWLVRNRPELFAGVTAAVGESGGRPVPVRAPDGTVRRFYPIAVAERGSLHMRVRATGTEGHGSRPNPDNPVARLVTGLARISAHRWPLALTPPVRRLLDTAVRTLGLDADLSSDEGVEAVLDRIGPLREYVEPSLRCSTNVTVLDAGYKFNVVPGEAHAEIDVRSLPGTEDEQLAVIDELLGPSVTRSFLSYRPAIGAGWDNAWYDAMAASVLRHDPDGVIVPFCMGGGTDAKPFAELGMAGFGFAPLGEDPDGRTPAGMHGVDERVPIASLRSGLDVLDDFLRTV from the coding sequence ATGACAGACCACCCGGACGTCGTGACGATCTGCTCCGACCTCATCGCGATCGACACCAGCAACTACGGCAAGGCGGGCAGCAAGGGCGAGCTGGCCGCGGCCGAGTACGTCGCCAGTCTCCTACGCGGGGCGGGGTACGACCCCGAAATCATCGAGTCCGAGCCGACCCGGGCCAACGTCGTTCTCCGGGTCCCGGGCGCCGACCGGTTGCTGCCCGGCCTGCTCGTCCACGGGCATCTCGACGTCGTCCCCGCCGAGCCGGAGCGGTGGACGGTGGCGCCGTTCGAGGGCCGGGTGGCGGACGGGTACGTGTGGGGCCGCGGCGCGACCGACATGAAGGACACGGTCGCGATGATGCTCGCCACCCTGCTGCGGTGGGCGGCCGACGCGACCGGACCACGACGCGACGTGGTCTTCGCCTTCGTCGCGGACGAGGAGGAGGACGGTGCCCTCGGCGCCGAGTGGCTGGTACGCAACCGACCCGAGCTCTTCGCCGGGGTCACCGCCGCCGTCGGCGAGTCGGGCGGGCGGCCCGTGCCGGTACGGGCGCCCGACGGGACGGTACGGCGGTTCTACCCGATCGCTGTCGCCGAGCGTGGCTCCCTCCACATGCGCGTCCGCGCGACCGGTACGGAGGGCCACGGGTCACGCCCGAACCCGGACAACCCCGTCGCCCGCCTGGTGACCGGCCTGGCCCGGATCTCGGCGCACCGGTGGCCGCTGGCGCTGACGCCACCGGTGCGCCGGCTGCTCGACACCGCCGTGCGGACCCTCGGCCTCGACGCCGACCTCTCCTCCGACGAGGGCGTCGAGGCCGTCCTCGACCGGATCGGGCCGCTGCGCGAGTACGTCGAGCCGTCGCTGCGCTGCTCGACGAACGTCACCGTGCTCGACGCGGGCTACAAGTTCAACGTGGTACCAGGCGAGGCGCACGCCGAGATCGACGTACGCTCGCTGCCCGGCACCGAGGACGAACAGCTCGCCGTCATCGACGAGTTGCTGGGACCGTCCGTCACCCGGTCATTCCTGTCCTACCGCCCCGCGATCGGGGCCGGCTGGGACAACGCCTGGTACGACGCGATGGCCGCGTCGGTCCTGCGCCACGACCCGGACGGCGTGATCGTCCCGTTCTGTATGGGCGGTGGCACCGACGCCAAGCCGTTCGCCGAGCTGGGGATGGCGGGCTTCGGCTTCGCCCCCCTCGGTGAGGACCCCGACGGCCGCACACCAGCCGGCATGCACGGCGTCGACGAACGCGTGCCGATCGCGTCCCTGCGCAGCGGCCTCGACGTGCTGGACGACTTCCTGCGCACGGTATGA
- a CDS encoding XF1762 family protein, with protein sequence MISPVTIRTARAFVAWAHRRLGPPPGAKFAIAVQTTDGTLVGVVLVGRPVARAFNDGRTAEVTRLATDGTPNACSALLGAAWRGARAMGYCRLITYTRADEPGTSLCAAGYRRVADRAPRAGWDTPSRPRAFRGTDNLARVLWEITACGERP encoded by the coding sequence GTGATTTCGCCGGTCACGATCCGGACCGCACGCGCATTCGTCGCCTGGGCCCACCGGCGTCTCGGTCCGCCGCCCGGTGCCAAGTTCGCGATCGCCGTCCAGACCACCGACGGAACCCTCGTCGGCGTCGTGCTCGTCGGACGACCCGTCGCCCGGGCCTTCAACGACGGCCGCACCGCTGAGGTCACCCGGCTGGCCACCGACGGCACGCCCAACGCCTGCTCCGCGCTGCTGGGCGCCGCCTGGCGGGGCGCCCGCGCGATGGGCTACTGCAGGTTGATCACCTACACCCGCGCCGACGAGCCGGGCACCAGCCTGTGTGCCGCCGGGTACCGCCGTGTCGCCGATCGCGCGCCCCGGGCCGGCTGGGACACCCCCAGCCGTCCCCGTGCCTTCCGAGGAACCGACAACCTCGCTCGCGTCCTCTGGGAGATCACGGCCTGCGGAGAGCGCCCATGA
- a CDS encoding DNA-methyltransferase, with product MSAIREPYWSDEHAAIYHGDAREVLAEMPAGSVDCIITSPPYWGLRHYCEGQYGQEPTPETYVENLRATFAEARRMLADDGTCWLNLGDVYAANSDGWARGAAFNPRQPSARPKARLALPPKNLLGLPWRVAFALQEEGWILRNAIIWHKPNAMPQSVRDRLSNRYELIFLLVKQRIYWFDLDPIRETYTGDRSITRRARNAVV from the coding sequence ATGAGCGCCATCCGCGAGCCGTACTGGAGCGACGAGCACGCGGCGATCTATCACGGTGACGCCCGCGAGGTGCTGGCCGAGATGCCCGCTGGGTCGGTGGACTGCATCATCACCAGTCCGCCGTACTGGGGGCTGCGGCACTACTGCGAGGGCCAGTACGGCCAGGAGCCCACGCCCGAGACGTACGTGGAGAACCTGCGGGCCACCTTCGCCGAGGCCCGTCGGATGCTCGCCGACGACGGCACCTGCTGGCTCAACCTCGGCGACGTATACGCGGCCAACTCCGATGGCTGGGCCCGCGGCGCGGCTTTCAACCCCCGCCAGCCCTCGGCCCGACCCAAGGCCCGGCTGGCGCTGCCGCCGAAGAACCTGCTCGGCCTGCCATGGCGGGTCGCCTTCGCCCTACAGGAGGAGGGCTGGATCCTGCGCAACGCCATCATCTGGCACAAGCCCAACGCGATGCCGCAGTCCGTCCGCGACCGATTGTCCAACCGCTACGAGCTGATCTTCCTACTGGTCAAACAGCGGATCTACTGGTTCGATCTGGATCCGATCCGGGAGACCTACACCGGAGACCGCTCCATCACCAGGCGGGCACGCAATGCCGTTGTTTGA
- a CDS encoding transposase domain-containing protein: MRLGVLTERVTPEFVDRVLAEHGREGSRPGALSPRFMVYFVLALALFQQDSY; encoded by the coding sequence ATGCGTCTTGGAGTGCTCACCGAGCGGGTGACGCCCGAATTTGTGGATCGAGTGCTGGCCGAACACGGCCGTGAGGGCAGTAGGCCGGGAGCGTTGTCGCCGCGGTTCATGGTCTACTTCGTCCTCGCGCTCGCGCTGTTTCAGCAGGACTCCTATTAG
- a CDS encoding IS701 family transposase yields the protein MTPAELADVRGRLENFAGEVFTSFARREQRSNGGLYLRGLMLDGRRKSMVPMAERLQVDHQRLQQFITSSTWEYVTVRRRLAQRAITVVAPEAWVLDDTGHVKDGDASPGVARQYTGTAGKVTNCQVAVSVHAVTDTCSAALDWRLFVPEQWDDALSGDKAEAEQVAARRRRCAIPDQVRHRTKWQLALDMLDELAAWGQVPPLVVADAGYGDVTALRLGLTERALPYVVAVKGSTSSHAADVVPETVPYSGNGRRPVAKYRTKPSNLRELALAAGRAGLHRITWRQGGKHTKGNPTAKMRSRFLALRVRPANHEIGRQADGHLPECWLLAEWPPGEPEPTDYWLSTLPADIRLRNLVRLAKIRWRIEHDYRELKTALGLTHFEGRSFTGWHRHVTLVSAAHLFLTELRLTSPKAVGCSSSVGTG from the coding sequence GTGACTCCGGCTGAGTTGGCTGATGTGCGAGGTCGTCTTGAGAATTTCGCGGGTGAGGTGTTCACCTCGTTTGCGCGGCGGGAGCAGCGCTCCAACGGCGGGTTGTACCTGCGGGGGCTGATGCTGGACGGTCGGCGCAAGTCGATGGTGCCGATGGCCGAGCGGTTGCAGGTGGATCATCAACGGCTGCAGCAGTTCATCACCTCCTCGACCTGGGAGTATGTGACGGTGCGGCGACGCCTGGCGCAGCGGGCGATCACGGTGGTGGCGCCCGAGGCGTGGGTGCTGGACGACACCGGGCACGTCAAGGACGGCGATGCCTCTCCGGGGGTGGCCCGGCAGTACACCGGGACGGCGGGCAAGGTGACCAATTGCCAGGTCGCGGTCAGCGTGCACGCGGTCACCGACACCTGCTCGGCGGCGCTGGATTGGCGGCTGTTTGTCCCCGAGCAGTGGGATGACGCGCTGAGCGGTGACAAGGCCGAGGCCGAGCAGGTCGCGGCTCGGCGCCGGCGGTGCGCCATCCCCGATCAGGTGCGTCACCGCACCAAGTGGCAGCTCGCCCTGGACATGCTCGATGAGCTGGCCGCATGGGGTCAGGTGCCGCCGCTGGTGGTGGCCGATGCCGGGTATGGCGATGTGACCGCGCTGCGGCTGGGCCTCACCGAGCGCGCCCTGCCCTACGTCGTCGCGGTCAAGGGCTCCACCAGCTCCCATGCCGCTGACGTGGTGCCGGAAACCGTGCCGTATTCGGGCAACGGACGCCGCCCGGTGGCCAAATACCGCACCAAGCCCTCCAACCTGCGCGAACTGGCCCTGGCCGCCGGACGCGCCGGCCTGCACCGGATCACCTGGCGCCAAGGCGGCAAACACACCAAGGGCAACCCGACCGCAAAAATGCGCTCCCGCTTCCTCGCACTACGGGTCCGGCCTGCCAACCATGAGATCGGCCGCCAGGCCGACGGGCACCTGCCCGAGTGCTGGCTGCTGGCCGAATGGCCACCGGGTGAGCCCGAGCCCACCGATTACTGGCTGTCCACCCTGCCCGCCGACATCCGGCTGCGGAACCTGGTCCGGCTGGCCAAGATCCGCTGGCGGATCGAGCACGACTACCGCGAACTCAAGACCGCTCTGGGCCTGACCCACTTTGAGGGCCGCTCCTTTACCGGCTGGCATCGTCACGTCACCCTGGTCAGCGCTGCCCACCTGTTCCTCACCGAACTGCGGTTGACCAGCCCAAAAGCAGTTGGGTGTAGCTCTTCTGTAGGGACTGGTTGA
- a CDS encoding ISKra4 family transposase, translating into MKPYDTAVSADCFAPAQTIFNCLIGQLAGPATAALTHGLLEGMLAEQGRELLRQLLQAHLDLRAERERQAAIQARQDAGAGVIGGDEVVRRRLETGHHRLLSTLVGTVTVTRCAWRAPGAANVYPADAALSLPAGRHSHGLARLAVCEAVRGSFDAAKAAITSRCGPVIGKRQLEETVVAAATDIDAFYAQRIPLPCTPEEVLVISVDGKGVVMRPEGLRPATRKAAERRTSTFRTRLASGEKSCRKRMATLGVVYDAAPAPRRPHDVIAPPGGRSGLRSVRPGPKARGKWLCASVSADPGEVIGSVFGHAEARDPAHVRTWVVLVDGARHQLDLIRAEAERRGVRICVVIDVIHVLEYLWKAAWCLHAAGDPAAEDWVATHALSVLTGHVEDAAAVIDAQATAAGLARDRRGGADACIRYLRGNTAFLRYDEALAAGWPIATGVIEGACRHLVKDRLDITGARWSLPGAEAVLTLRAMIANGDFDAYWRFHLAQEHRRVHQTRYQGEHDLTA; encoded by the coding sequence ATGAAACCGTACGACACTGCCGTGTCGGCTGACTGCTTTGCGCCGGCGCAAACCATCTTCAACTGTCTGATCGGACAGCTCGCCGGCCCCGCGACCGCGGCGCTCACCCATGGCCTGCTGGAGGGGATGCTCGCCGAGCAGGGCCGTGAGCTGCTGCGGCAACTGCTGCAGGCCCACCTGGACCTGCGGGCCGAACGTGAACGGCAGGCGGCGATCCAGGCCCGGCAGGATGCCGGTGCCGGAGTGATCGGCGGCGATGAGGTGGTACGGCGCCGCCTGGAGACGGGCCATCACCGGCTGCTGTCCACGCTGGTGGGGACGGTGACCGTCACGCGGTGCGCCTGGCGCGCCCCGGGCGCGGCGAATGTGTATCCGGCCGATGCGGCGCTGTCGCTGCCTGCCGGGAGGCACAGCCATGGGCTGGCCCGTCTGGCGGTGTGTGAGGCGGTGCGTGGGAGCTTCGATGCGGCCAAGGCGGCGATCACCTCCCGGTGCGGGCCGGTGATCGGCAAACGGCAGCTCGAAGAGACGGTGGTGGCCGCCGCGACCGACATCGACGCCTTCTACGCCCAGCGGATCCCGCTGCCGTGCACTCCTGAGGAGGTGCTGGTCATCAGCGTGGACGGCAAGGGCGTGGTGATGCGGCCCGAGGGCTTGCGGCCGGCCACCCGCAAAGCGGCCGAGCGCCGCACGAGCACCTTCCGCACCCGGCTGGCCTCCGGAGAGAAATCCTGCCGCAAGCGCATGGCCACCCTGGGCGTGGTCTACGACGCCGCTCCCGCACCCCGCCGGCCCCATGATGTGATCGCCCCTCCCGGCGGACGCAGTGGACTCCGGTCCGTGCGGCCCGGCCCCAAGGCCAGGGGCAAGTGGCTGTGCGCTTCGGTGTCGGCTGATCCCGGCGAGGTGATCGGGTCGGTGTTCGGCCACGCCGAGGCCCGCGACCCCGCCCACGTGCGGACGTGGGTGGTGCTGGTCGACGGCGCCCGTCACCAGCTCGATCTCATCCGGGCCGAGGCCGAACGCCGCGGCGTTCGGATCTGCGTCGTCATCGATGTGATCCACGTCCTGGAATACCTGTGGAAGGCGGCGTGGTGCCTGCACGCCGCCGGTGATCCGGCCGCCGAGGACTGGGTCGCCACTCATGCGCTGTCGGTGCTGACCGGTCACGTCGAGGATGCCGCGGCCGTCATCGACGCCCAGGCCACCGCCGCTGGTCTGGCCCGTGATCGCCGTGGCGGTGCGGATGCCTGCATCCGCTATCTGCGCGGCAACACCGCGTTCCTGCGTTATGACGAGGCGTTGGCAGCCGGTTGGCCGATCGCCACTGGTGTCATCGAGGGAGCCTGCCGTCATCTGGTCAAAGATCGCCTCGACATCACCGGTGCCCGCTGGAGTCTGCCCGGTGCCGAGGCCGTCCTCACGC